From one Triticum urartu cultivar G1812 chromosome 3, Tu2.1, whole genome shotgun sequence genomic stretch:
- the LOC125544470 gene encoding phosphomethylethanolamine N-methyltransferase-like codes for MDAAAAAAEIAANGVLAKLEEEREAQKRYWEEHSRDLTVEAMMLDSRAADLDKEERPEILSLLPSYEGKSVLELGAGIGRFTGELAKTAGHVLAMDFIESVIKKNESINGHYKNASFMCADVTSPDLVIEDNSIDLIFSNWLLMYLSDAEVEKLVERMVKWLKVGGHIFFRESCFHQSGDSKRKVNPTHYREPRFYTKVFKEGHAIDQSGSSSELSLLTCKCVGAYVKNKKNQNQICWLWQKVNSTEDRDFQRFLDNVQYKTSGILRYERVFGQGFVSTGGIETTKEFVDLLDLKPGQKVLDVGCGIGGGDFYMAENYDVHVVGIDLSINMVSFALEHAIGRKCAVEFEVADCTTKTYPDNTFDVIYSRDTILHIQDKPALFRSFFKWLKPGGKVLISDYCRSPGKPSEEFAAYIKQRGYDLHNVETYGQMLQNAGFHDVVAEDRTDQFLKVLQRELAEVEKNKDEFLADFGQEDYDDIVTGWNAKLQRSSAGEQRWGLFIGTK; via the exons atggacgccgccgccgccgccgccgaaatCGCTGCCAACG GGGTGCTGGCGAAgctggaggaggagagggaggcgcagaAGAGGTACTGGGAGGAGCACTCCAGGGACCTCACCGTCGAGGCCATGATGCTCGACTCCCGCGCCGCCGATCTAGACAAGGAGGAGCGCCCCGAG ATACTGTCTTTACTTCCTTCATATGAAGGAAAATCAGTGCTGGAGCTTGGTGCTGGAATAGGTCGCTTTACTGGTGAACTGGCTAAGACAGCTGGGCATGTCCTCGCAATGGATTTCATTGAAAGCGTGATTAAAAAG AATGAAAGCATAAATGGCCATTACAAAAATGCATCCTTCATGTGTGCTGATGTTACATCTCCGGACCTGGTGATTGAGGATAACTCCATCGATCTCATATTTTCAAACTGGTTACTGATGTATCTTTCGGACGCGGAG GTCGAGAAGCTTGTAGAAAGAATGGTTAAATGGCTAAAAGTTGGTGGCCATATCTTCTTTAGAGAATCATGTTTCCATCAATCTGGAGactcaaaaaggaaagtgaatcCGACACATTATCGTGAACCAAGGTTTTATACTAAG GTATTTAAAGAGGGCCATGCCATTGATCAGAGTGGGAGCTCCTCTGAACTTTCTCTACTCACTTGCAAGTGCGTTGGAGCTTATGTGAAGAACAAGAAGAATCAAAACCAG ATATGTTGGCTATGGCAAAAAGTCAACTCAACAGAAGATCGGGATTTCCAAAGATTCTTGGATAATGTGCAGTACAAAACCAGTGGAATATTACGCTATGAGCGTGTTTTTGGGCAAGGTTTTGTGAGCACTGGTGGAATTG AGACTACAAAAGAATTTGTGGACTTGCTCGATCTTAAACCTGGGCAGAAGGTGCTTGATGTTGGATGTGGAATCGGTGGTGGTGATTTTTATATGGCCGAAAACTATGATGTTCATGTTGTTGGTATTGATCTTTCCATAAACATGGTTTCATTTGCACTTGAGCATGCTATTGGACGCAAGTGCGCAGTCGAGTTTGAAGTTGCTGATTGCACCACAAAGACATACCCAGACAATACATTTGACGTTATCTACAGCCGTGACACTATCCTTCACATACAA GACAAACCTGCTTTGTTTAGAAGTTTCTTCAAATGGCTAAAACCTGGGGGTAAGGTCCTAATCAGTGATTACTGTAGGAGTCCAGGAAAACCATCTGAAGAGTTTGCGGCATACATTAAGCAGAGGGGTTACGACCTTCATAATGTAGAGACTTATGGACAG ATGCTACAGAATGCTGGTTTCCATGATGTCGTTGCTGAAGACCGCACTGATCAG TTCCTGAAAGTTTTACAGAGGGAGCTAGCCGAAGTTGAAAAGAACAAAGATGAATTTCTGGCTGACTTCGGCCAG GAGGACTACGATGACATTGTGACTGGGTGGAACGCGAAACTTCAGAGGAGCTCTGCTGGTGAGCAGAGGTGGGGGCTGTTCATCGGGACCAAGTGA